ATAAGCTCTATTCCTCTGGGGCTCTCTCCATCCGACGAGCTCTTCGCCTTCCAATCCTGCTCACAGTCATTATGAGTAAATAGTGATAGGTGATGCTTAAAAGGAGGAGACAGATTAAATTGACTCTACCTTTGTGATTCGATCTGGGAGGCTATCAGTGATTGGTTGTGTCGCTTTCACAtctttaatttttatgtaattGTACATTACAACCCCACAGAGTGCTGCAtcattaaaaagaagaagatataaatCAAACAATGCACATGAGAACTTAATAGCTTTGTCCAATTTGTAACAGACCTATTGCGTATCCGATAATGTTGAGACCAGTGATTGTGGACTCAGGGAATATGACAGTGGAGAGGGCTATGAGGATCCAGTCTTTGAGAACGCCAGCAACCCTGATGGTTACTGCTCCTGTTCTTCCGATCACTAAGAATATGGAGAAGTTCAAGGCAAGTGCACATAGAGCGTTTGAGAAAAAGATCCAGAAGTTGAATTGTATCTGCGACACTTCGATGTTGGGTTTCTCCAGTACATACCAAGGCAAGGACAGGAAAACAAAGCTGCACAAAATGCAAGAAGAAGATTATATGTTCAATGTGCACTAGAGGCCAAAAAATCAAGTCACTGTAAGTATTACCTGCAAGGGGCTATATAGTATAAGCTGGTGACAGGGTTTAATGTCAGGCCCTTTTTCTGAAGAAGAACCTGAGTTAGCACCAGTCTAAGTGCTTCAGCAAAGATGCCGGTGACCTGGTAGACCGTCCCGATAACGTTGAAATTAATTTCCCCATAGGAGGAAACCACAACTCCAACACTGACCAGCAGCATGTTCATGAACACGTCACACCTTGCTTTGTCAGTTCCACAAACAACGGCCATGATAAACGTTGCCACCGGCACTGTCATAAAACAAGCACGTTTAAGAAAGCTTTGCAACATGGTTATACTAATGTAGATTTTGAGCTTCACATACTTAGTGCTTTGAGCATCTGAATGAAGGCAACTGAAATGTGCAAATACGCAGTATTGCCAAACCTGTGAAAAAGGGAGACAGTTCAGAGAGCAGGTATGACAAGCAATGGCATCTATGGAAGAAAAGACTAACCAAAGGCTGGACGCAAAGAATGCGCTTATAGGTACCACACAGGTTACGTATCTGGAATCcaagaaattatgtttttaaaaaaaaaagggaaactACATAAGAAATGGATGACAGATAGTAAAAAAGGAGCTTACATTTCGAATGTCATTTTAACAGGAGAGACAACCTACATTATACAAGACGAAGATTAAAAACATAGGggacatatatataaaacatgccCTCATGCTGTACAAAGagattagagcatctccaaccccactttatttttcactctaaaatagagtttagagtaaaaaatgctccaatggtactctatttctcactctataatagagtaaaaa
This genomic interval from Brassica napus cultivar Da-Ae chromosome A6, Da-Ae, whole genome shotgun sequence contains the following:
- the LOC106346408 gene encoding probable sugar phosphate/phosphate translocator At1g48230 — encoded protein: MAKMMMINKTLLLTYSYLLIYILLSSGVILYNKWVLSPKYFNFPLPITLTMIHMGFSGFVAFLLIRVFKVVSPVKMTFEIYVTCVVPISAFFASSLWFGNTAYLHISVAFIQMLKALMPVATFIMAVVCGTDKARCDVFMNMLLVSVGVVVSSYGEINFNVIGTVYQVTGIFAEALRLVLTQVLLQKKGLTLNPVTSLYYIAPCSFVFLSLPWYVLEKPNIEVSQIQFNFWIFFSNALCALALNFSIFLVIGRTGAVTIRVAGVLKDWILIALSTVIFPESTITGLNIIGYAIALCGVVMYNYIKIKDVKATQPITDSLPDRITKDWKAKSSSDGESPRGIELIDEEAPLITSRLSHIGRTQLGTHTAV